From a single Arachis hypogaea cultivar Tifrunner chromosome 3, arahy.Tifrunner.gnm2.J5K5, whole genome shotgun sequence genomic region:
- the LOC112791389 gene encoding anaphase-promoting complex subunit 4 isoform X1, with translation METEESCRVVPFQLQFDKPLPSHVTMAEWNPEKDLLALVTHDSKILLHRFNWQRLWTISPGKSITSLCWRPDGKAIAVGLDDGTLSLHDVENGKLLRSLKSHCSAIICLNWEEDNHLVRDDCGHTSKYEDRTSRFFPPAPKAPRMPGLVSGDNGFMDDGEESFQELSNSSLQRFNILCSGDKDGNICFSIFGIFPISKINIYDLTFPLSREGAETTYKLLNASIHKVALSKDLCRLIVMCSGDLVVVGDELKDVHLAGHNEHGLHCLALNTSIFCDRKNELHQVAQQASSIEDLTEVVRTSLSVMCRQWSDAMHTFQEKFSSLCTLIIDHGIDSSPQEEFLSLLGGARTSPPVHQFLVNTLSEVGVKRISKVICGAGKELQSIVLDHLQPAAEVIGFRMGELRGLSRWRARYNGIGLDESLVNNATEKAGMLLVQVERFMRILSSVLQQYANFFNWLLKCIKLLMSEPSDQLLPYNSELIVIFLKFLYEQDPVKQLLEISDADYDIEIDVETMQRIRELVQFGGCSDTEYLRRTLAKEFQQMEISFREAFEMPFVTVSRKILCEDFLPLCPLPSLSKAPSSMRIPTSVSYYEDSSKASLSHYTCQKQYIDYVSLQVPDESFSDIANCICIVRGFMHDSHCLKNGYSSLEAVLLYIPADYQCVDLSLYKDSQIVMLLNRATKRSESAVDGCMMIMHASDLPYVSISRSACTDNWTLQELKDSVAHLNIGDEKARTIPHSVAAPLAVSASRGVACVFAARKRALVYILEEDEDEVSDAE, from the exons ATGGAAACGGAGGAGTCATGTCGCGTGGTTCCCTTTCAGCTCCAGTTCGATAAACCCCTCCCTTCTCATGTTACAATGGCGGAGTGGAATCCCGAGAAGGACCTCCTCGCATTGGTCACCCACGACTCCAAGATCTTGCTCCACCGTTTCAATTGGCAGCGCCTTTGGACCATTTCCCCGGGAAAGTCCATAACCTCCCTCTGTTGGCGTCCTGACGGCAAAGCCATAGCTGTTGGACTTGACGATGGAACTTTGTCACTCCATGATGTTGAA AATGGAAAGTTGTTAAGAAGCTTAAAATCGCATTGCTCTGCTATTATATGTCTCAACTGGGAGGAGGACAATCACCTAGTTAGG GACGACTGCGGTCACACTTCAAAATATGAAGATAGAACCTCGCGTTTCTTTCCTCCTGCTCCAAAAGCTCCTCGGATGCCTGGACTAGTATCAGGAGATAACGGCTTCATGGATGATGGTGAAGAATCATTTCAGGAGTTATCAAATTCTTCTCTCCAGCGTTTCAACATTCTATGCAGTGGGGATAAAGATGGAAATATTTGTTTTAGCATATTTGGTATATTTCCTATATCGAAAATT AACATATATGATCTTACTTTTCCACTTTCCCGCGAGGGTGCAGAAACTACTTACAAACTTTTAAATGCTTCTATACACAAG GTTGCCTTATCAAAAGATCTTTGTAGATTGATAGTCATGTGCTCAGGAGACCTTGTTGTGGTTGGTGATGAATTGAAGGATGTTCACTTGGCTGGGCACAATGAGCATGGCCTGCATTGCCTAGCACTTAACACATCTATATTCTGTGACAG GAAAAATGAGCTTCATCAAGTAGCTCAACAGGCTTCTAGCATTGAGGATTTGACTGAGGTTGTCCGAACATCTTTATCAGTCATGTGTAGGCAATGGTCTGATGCGATGCACACATTTCAGGAGAAGTTCAGCTCTTTGTGTACTCTGATTATAGATCATG GAATTGATTCCTCTCCTCAAGAGGAGTTTCTGAGTCTTTTGGGTGGTGCAAGGACTAGTCCACCAGTTCATCAATTCCTTGTTAACACTCTTAGTGAAGTG GGTGTCAAGCGCATTTCAAAGGTTATCTGTGGTGCTGGCAAAGAACTCCAAAGTATTGTCTTGGACCACCTCCAG cCTGCTGCGGAAGTCATTGGATTCAGAATGGGAGAACTAAGAGGGCTTTCAAGATGGCGTGCACGTTATAATGGCATTGGCTTGGATGAGTCACTTGTTAACAACGCAACAGAAAAGGCTGGTATGCTACTTGTTCAAGTTGAACGATTTATGAGGATTCTTTCATCTGTCTTGCAGCAG TATGCAAATTTCTTCAACTGGCTCTTAAAATGTATAAAATTGCTCATGTCAGAACCAAGTGACCAGCTTCTACCATATAACAG CGAACTTATTGTTATATTCCTGAAGTTTTTATATGAACAAGATCCAGTTAAACAATTGCTGGAAATATCAGATGCAGACTATGATATTGAAATTGATGT GGAAACAATGCAAAGAATTCGGGAATTAGTTCAGTTTGGAGGATGTTCTGACACTGAATATCTAAGAAGAACATTGGCAAAAGAATTCCAGCAGATGGAAATAAG CTTTAGAGAGGCTTTTGAAATGCCTTTTGTTACGGTCTCAAGAAAAATATTATGCGAGGATTTTCTGCCGTTGTGTCCTCTTCCTTCTCTATCAAAAGCACCTTCATCCATGAGAATTCCCACTTCAGTATCATATTATGAG GATTCCTCTAAAGCTTCTTTGTCACATTACACCTGTCAAAAGCAATATATTGATTATGTATCTCTCCAAGTACCCGACGAGTCTTTCTCAGATATTGCAAATTGTATATGCATTGTCAGAGGATTTATGCACGACTCACACTGTCTAAAGAACGGCTATAGTTCTTTGGAAGCTGTGCTGTTATATATTCCAGCTGATTATCAATGTGTGGATCTGTCTTTGTATAAG GATAGTCAAATTGTCATGCTGCTAAACAGAGCTACAAAGAGATCAGAAAGCGCTGTAGATGGCTGTATGATGATTATGCACGCAAGTGATCTACCATATGTCTCTATATCAAGATCTGCTTGTACAGACAACTGGACATTGCAAGAACTGAAG GATTCTGTGGCCCACCTGAACATAGGGGACGAGAAAGCCCGCACCATTCCTCATTCCGTAGCTGCTCCCTTGGCAGTTAGTG CATCAAGAGGCGTGGCTTGTGTATTTGCTGCGAGAAAGCGTGCCCTGGTCTACATTTTGGAGGAAGATGAGGATGAAGTCTCAGATGCAGAATAA
- the LOC112791389 gene encoding anaphase-promoting complex subunit 4 isoform X2: protein MPGLVSGDNGFMDDGEESFQELSNSSLQRFNILCSGDKDGNICFSIFGIFPISKINIYDLTFPLSREGAETTYKLLNASIHKVALSKDLCRLIVMCSGDLVVVGDELKDVHLAGHNEHGLHCLALNTSIFCDRKNELHQVAQQASSIEDLTEVVRTSLSVMCRQWSDAMHTFQEKFSSLCTLIIDHGIDSSPQEEFLSLLGGARTSPPVHQFLVNTLSEVGVKRISKVICGAGKELQSIVLDHLQPAAEVIGFRMGELRGLSRWRARYNGIGLDESLVNNATEKAGMLLVQVERFMRILSSVLQQYANFFNWLLKCIKLLMSEPSDQLLPYNSELIVIFLKFLYEQDPVKQLLEISDADYDIEIDVETMQRIRELVQFGGCSDTEYLRRTLAKEFQQMEISFREAFEMPFVTVSRKILCEDFLPLCPLPSLSKAPSSMRIPTSVSYYEDSSKASLSHYTCQKQYIDYVSLQVPDESFSDIANCICIVRGFMHDSHCLKNGYSSLEAVLLYIPADYQCVDLSLYKDSQIVMLLNRATKRSESAVDGCMMIMHASDLPYVSISRSACTDNWTLQELKDSVAHLNIGDEKARTIPHSVAAPLAVSASRGVACVFAARKRALVYILEEDEDEVSDAE, encoded by the exons ATGCCTGGACTAGTATCAGGAGATAACGGCTTCATGGATGATGGTGAAGAATCATTTCAGGAGTTATCAAATTCTTCTCTCCAGCGTTTCAACATTCTATGCAGTGGGGATAAAGATGGAAATATTTGTTTTAGCATATTTGGTATATTTCCTATATCGAAAATT AACATATATGATCTTACTTTTCCACTTTCCCGCGAGGGTGCAGAAACTACTTACAAACTTTTAAATGCTTCTATACACAAG GTTGCCTTATCAAAAGATCTTTGTAGATTGATAGTCATGTGCTCAGGAGACCTTGTTGTGGTTGGTGATGAATTGAAGGATGTTCACTTGGCTGGGCACAATGAGCATGGCCTGCATTGCCTAGCACTTAACACATCTATATTCTGTGACAG GAAAAATGAGCTTCATCAAGTAGCTCAACAGGCTTCTAGCATTGAGGATTTGACTGAGGTTGTCCGAACATCTTTATCAGTCATGTGTAGGCAATGGTCTGATGCGATGCACACATTTCAGGAGAAGTTCAGCTCTTTGTGTACTCTGATTATAGATCATG GAATTGATTCCTCTCCTCAAGAGGAGTTTCTGAGTCTTTTGGGTGGTGCAAGGACTAGTCCACCAGTTCATCAATTCCTTGTTAACACTCTTAGTGAAGTG GGTGTCAAGCGCATTTCAAAGGTTATCTGTGGTGCTGGCAAAGAACTCCAAAGTATTGTCTTGGACCACCTCCAG cCTGCTGCGGAAGTCATTGGATTCAGAATGGGAGAACTAAGAGGGCTTTCAAGATGGCGTGCACGTTATAATGGCATTGGCTTGGATGAGTCACTTGTTAACAACGCAACAGAAAAGGCTGGTATGCTACTTGTTCAAGTTGAACGATTTATGAGGATTCTTTCATCTGTCTTGCAGCAG TATGCAAATTTCTTCAACTGGCTCTTAAAATGTATAAAATTGCTCATGTCAGAACCAAGTGACCAGCTTCTACCATATAACAG CGAACTTATTGTTATATTCCTGAAGTTTTTATATGAACAAGATCCAGTTAAACAATTGCTGGAAATATCAGATGCAGACTATGATATTGAAATTGATGT GGAAACAATGCAAAGAATTCGGGAATTAGTTCAGTTTGGAGGATGTTCTGACACTGAATATCTAAGAAGAACATTGGCAAAAGAATTCCAGCAGATGGAAATAAG CTTTAGAGAGGCTTTTGAAATGCCTTTTGTTACGGTCTCAAGAAAAATATTATGCGAGGATTTTCTGCCGTTGTGTCCTCTTCCTTCTCTATCAAAAGCACCTTCATCCATGAGAATTCCCACTTCAGTATCATATTATGAG GATTCCTCTAAAGCTTCTTTGTCACATTACACCTGTCAAAAGCAATATATTGATTATGTATCTCTCCAAGTACCCGACGAGTCTTTCTCAGATATTGCAAATTGTATATGCATTGTCAGAGGATTTATGCACGACTCACACTGTCTAAAGAACGGCTATAGTTCTTTGGAAGCTGTGCTGTTATATATTCCAGCTGATTATCAATGTGTGGATCTGTCTTTGTATAAG GATAGTCAAATTGTCATGCTGCTAAACAGAGCTACAAAGAGATCAGAAAGCGCTGTAGATGGCTGTATGATGATTATGCACGCAAGTGATCTACCATATGTCTCTATATCAAGATCTGCTTGTACAGACAACTGGACATTGCAAGAACTGAAG GATTCTGTGGCCCACCTGAACATAGGGGACGAGAAAGCCCGCACCATTCCTCATTCCGTAGCTGCTCCCTTGGCAGTTAGTG CATCAAGAGGCGTGGCTTGTGTATTTGCTGCGAGAAAGCGTGCCCTGGTCTACATTTTGGAGGAAGATGAGGATGAAGTCTCAGATGCAGAATAA
- the LOC112791391 gene encoding calmodulin-binding protein 60 B: protein MHGREKRCLDSASADEGQPDRKRPALASVIVEALKVDSLQKLCSSLEPILRRVVSEEVERALAKLGPAKLTGRSSPKRIEGRDGKNLQLHFKTRLSLPLFTGGKVEGEQGSAAIHIVLIDANTGQIVTSGPESCAKLDVIVLEGDFNNEDDDNWTEEDFESHVVKEREGKRPLLAGDLQVTLKDGIGTLGELSFTDNSSWIRSRKFRLGLKVASGCCERMRIREAKTEAFTVKDHRGELYKKHYPPALTDEVWRLEKIGKDGSFHKRLNKAGIYTVEDFLRLVVRDPQRLRNILGSGMSNKMWDILVEHAKTCVLSGNLYVYYPDEARNVGVVFNNIYELSGLIANDQYYPADSLSESQKVYVDTLVKRAYENWMHVIEYDGKSLLNYNHNKSLDTSHPQAQISSHEYSNSFQQISVPSLPVPVNTGQPSVDSGVTVGGYHDGTATRFPIHTQNVNSCVQFDNNACPLQNQLNASHQDQLHRDDSMVTHGLLQSATHGFQAASSSNPSRGIEELFPEEEIRIRSHEMLENEDMQHLLRIFNMGGQTHGSLNAHEDGFSYSSAYMAANPMSYNCDDERGCSSGKAVVGWLKLKAALRWGIFVRKKAAERRAQLVELDDS from the exons ATGCACGGCAGAGAGAAGCGGTGTTTGGATTCAGCTTCAGCTGACGAAGGACAACCTGATCGGAAGCGACCTGCTTTGGCTAG TGTAATTGTTGAAGCTCTGAAGGTTGACAGTCTGCAGAAGCTTTGTTCATCACTGGAACCTATTCTTCGCAGAGTT GTTAGTGAAGAAGTTGAGCGTGCTTTGGCAAAACTAGGCCCTGCCAAGCTTACTGGAAG GTCTTCTCCAAAGCGCATTGAAGGCCGAGATGGCAAAAATTTACAGTTGCACTTCAAAACTAGGTTATCCCTTCCTCTCTTTACTGGTGGAAAAGTGGAGGGCGAGCAAGGGTCTGCCGCCATACATATTGTTTTAATTGATGCAAACACAGGCCAGATTGTCACATCAGGCCCAGAGTCATGTGCCAAACTAGATGTTATTGTGCTTGAAGGTGATTTCAATAATGAGGATGATGATAATTGGACTGAAGAAGACTTTGAGAGTCATGTTGtgaaagagagggaaggaaaaAGGCCTCTTCTTGCTGGCGATCTGCAAGTTACACTGAAGGATGGTATAGGAACACTGGGTGAGCTCTCATTTACAGATAATTCTAGCTGGATAAGAAGTAGGAAATTCAGGCTGGGGCTGAAAGTTGCCTCCGGTTGCTGCGAGAGGATGCGTATTCGTGAAGCCAAAACTGAAGCTTTCACTGTTAAGGATCATCGTGGAGAAT TATACAAGAAACACTACCCTCCCGCCTTGACTGATGAGGTATGGAGACTAGAGAAGATTGGCAAGGATGGTTCCTTTCACAAAAGGCTAAATAAAGCTGGAATATATACCGTTGAAGACTTCCTAAGACTTGTGGTCAGGGACCCTCAGAGATTACGCAAT ATTCTTGGGAGTGGCATGTCAAATAAGATGTGGGATATTCTTGTTGAGCATGCAAAGACTTGTGTTCTCAGTGGAAATCTTTATGTATACTATCCTGACGAAGCAAGAAACGTCGGTGTTgttttcaataacatctatgagCTAAGTGGCTTAATTGCCAATGACCAATATTATCCAGCTGATTCTCTTTCGGAGAGCCAAAAG GTCTATGTTGACACATTGGTGAAGAGGGCGTACGAAAATTGGATGCATGTTATTGAGTATGACGGGAAGTCTCTGCTAAATTACAACCATAATAAGAGTTTGGACACATCTCATCCTCAAGCTCAAATAAGCTCTCATGAATATTCAAACTCCTTCCAACAGATTTCAGTCCCAAGTTTACCAGTTCCAGTAAACACAGGGCAGCCTTCAGTGGATTCAGGAGTAACAGTTGGAG GTTATCATGACGGCACAGCTACCAGATTTCCGATACATACACAAAATGTTAATTCTTGTGTTCAATTTGATAATAATGCATGCCCGCTACAAAATCAGTTGAATGCTTCACACCAAGATCAGCTTCATAGAGATGACAGTATGGTGACACATGGTCTGTTACAATCAGCCACTCATGGCTTTCAGGCTGCCAGCAGTTCAAATCCTAGTAGAGGAATTGAGGAATTGTTCCCAGAGGAAGAGATTCGTATTAGAAGTCATGAGATGCTGGAAAATGAAGATATGCAGCATCTGCTCCGTATCTTTAATATGGGAGGTCAAACTCATGGTTCCCTTAATGCCCATGAAGATGGTTTTTCATATTCATCTGCATACATGGCCGCAAACCCAATGAGCTACAATTGTGATGATGAGCGAGGCTGTTCTTCTGGCAAAGCTGTTGTTGGCTGGCTCAAGCTTAAGGCAGCTTTGAGATGGGGCATTTTTGTTAGGAAGAAGGCTGCTGAGAGACGGGCACAGCTTGTTGAGTTGGATGACTCATAG